A segment of the Penaeus monodon isolate SGIC_2016 chromosome 38, NSTDA_Pmon_1, whole genome shotgun sequence genome:
TGGCataatgtatgtttataggtatctttatatgtattatattaatttattaatctgtttataAGTAAATCAATGCATACGCAGTTAGAGAaagtgataaatagagagaaaagtccACCGACATCTGTTGCAAAAGATCAGGTCACCTGCTTTAAGCTACCCTCAGGACGAACGGAGGCAAGGACACGGTCACTTCATCTGACCTACTCATTTCAGTTTAGTTCCTGCACTTGAGGTGACACTTAGCAGTTACTTCTTTGGGATAGTTCTCTCTGAATATAGTTTATTCATATCTTTGGTATGTGTTTTCTATATCTTAAAAGCAAAGAGGAAACGTTATACTAGACTAGTTTTGATTTACCTTGATATAAGACTAAAGAAATTCTATATGATattctaagatttttttctatAGCGACCTTCGATTACAGATGGTCTTGATCTGTGCAATGAaaacaatgttattttttttctaaaatatccaCTTGTAATtaaatatttagtaaaaaaaacttattcacttgttttgttattattgttatcattatcattatcatcattactgtgactattatcatgatttttattaggGTTAAAAAGGCATCAGATTAAGAGCAAGTGAACACAACTTGACTAgaatcatcatcactgtataagaaagaagaaaatcttTTTAATGATTCAAGTCGAGACAAACATGGCAGGAACATGTTTACTTGACATTCCGTAAAAGAACAAATTCTATTTTTTATGGATAAATTCTGAAGCATGATATCACCACAGCatatacccctctccctcccccatttctaaGATGGCAGtgttcccagatttttttttgctacttaatcgtttttatttattcgttattattatttatatggtaattataataatttccacaaattatcattatcattttgattgttGACCCTTAGCAATTCTTATGGAATTTACTATTTTCAGATGTTTCAGTAAAGCTCTGTATTCCAAATTTGGAATATAAACATGTTTACAGTAATTTATACACCGAACaaagtttcatttccttttagtCTTGTTTGTCTTCTCTCAAACAGTCAGACGAATCTCCGAAGCATTCTTACTTTGAGTCGCGTTCCTGAGTTTGGGACCCTCTGCAATAGGGCTACAAGGCGTAGGCGTAGCGTGTTTAGTAGTTTTTCTTTCAGGATGGTATGCATTGCATTACGATGCTCCTGGGGGGTATAATCGTCCATTTAGTAGACTGGTGAAAATTAGTAATTTTCTGGTAACCAAtttcttgaagatttttttttttttgtttttaatccttTGGTGCACTCAGAAATCCTTCACAATTATCAGGAATTCTGAGTGGTATGATCTATAGTAGGCGTTTTCTGGGCTGAAATTGAATGTTGTGAATGGTGTGTATTGTTTATACAATAGATATACAAATTACACGAGTTGTGAATAATGTAATTATTCACTGGATTTATTGTTGCATTTACCAATGAATCAATCACTGTAACAGTGATGAATAGGGAAAATTAATCTCATAAACTATTTTTGATTGcataataacatttatttgaCACATTCACGCTAATAAATACATTCGCAGCATTTGAAATTCAGGCCATTATTGCACGCGGTCCTTCAGCCGAAGTGTCTGCGGACGTCCTCATCCGAGTGGAAGGACTCGGGGGAGTCGAAGCTGCGGAACTCGAAGGATTCACGGGAGTCGAAGTGACGAGGCCTGACGGGGATGGGTGCGGGCCTCTCGAAGGACTCACGTGAGTCAGGGAAGCGTGGTCTGGGGGCTGAGTAGACGGGTCTAGGGGCTGAGTAGACGGGTCTGGGAGCCTCACGGGACTCAACCGAGTCATagcgagcctcgccctcgtagctgACGTCAGCTACGTAACCTGAGTCTCCATTTACGTAGTAAGTGACCTTCTGCAGACGGCCATCGGGGAGCTGCACGGAATAGGATCCCTGAGTGTTGTCGTTATCACGAGCCTCCTGGTGTCCGAAGTCGTTGCCAGAGTCATCGTGGTCGACAGCCCACTGGAAGTCGTACTTGGCCTCAGTGGACTCGAAGGACTCGAAGGATTCCCTGGATGCTACCTGCACGGGGATGCAATACTTTAGTCTTCCGGGAAGTTTCGGTGTATTGCTAAATGTAATGTAACCGACCACTGAAATTTTGCTTCGATGTATGATCATGACCGTaaacacacgtatacaaacaAACTCAAATACATGATCATGCAATTGCTTTTaattacacactcatatataatcaAACGCATT
Coding sequences within it:
- the LOC119596813 gene encoding pro-resilin-like — translated: MNTKIILVLAFAAVAAADKPSFSYGAPRVASRESFESFESTEAKYDFQWAVDHDDSGNDFGHQEARDNDNTQGSYSVQLPDGRLQKVTYYVNGDSGYVADVSYEGEARYDSVESREAPRPVYSAPRPVYSAPRPRFPDSRESFERPAPIPVRPRHFDSRESFEFRSFDSPESFHSDEDVRRHFG